One Ricinus communis isolate WT05 ecotype wild-type chromosome 1, ASM1957865v1, whole genome shotgun sequence DNA window includes the following coding sequences:
- the LOC8259840 gene encoding thiamine pyrophosphokinase 1 isoform X1, which translates to MEVMTHSSAFLLPTISDDHHPSLNYALIVLNQHLPKFTPLIWKHAKIRVCADGGANRVYDEMPLLFPHENALDVRQRYKPDVIKGDLDSVRREVLDFYARLGTKVVDECHDQDTTDLHKCVAYICDITPDLDKSSLCILVAGALGGRFDHEAGNLNVLYRFSTIRVILLSDDCLIYLLPSTHCHEIYIQSSIEGPHCGLIPIGKPSGSTTTTGLQWDLTDMEMSFGGLISTSNIVKGGKVTVRSSSDLLWTISIKRA; encoded by the exons ATGGAAGTTATGACCCATTCCTCCGCCTTCCTCCTTCCCACGATCTCCGACGACCACCATCCTTCACTTAACTACGCTCTAATCGTGCTTAACCAACACCTCCCTAAATTTACTCCTCTCATCTGGAAGCACG CAAAAATACGCGTGTGTGCAGATGGAGGCGCAAATCGCGTTTATGATGAAATGCCTCTGTTGTTTCCTCACGAAAACGCTCTTGATGTCCGACAGAG GTATAAACCAGATGTAATCAAGGGAGACCTGGATTCAGTCCGAAGAGAAGTACTGGATTTCTACGCCAGACTG GGAACCAAGGTGGTTGATGAATGTCATGATCAGGACACCACAGATTTACACAAGTGTGTTGCATATATTTGTGACATCACTCCGGACTTGGATAAATCTAGT CTTTGCATTCTTGTTGCTGGAGCACTTGGTGGCCGTTTTGACCATGAGGCTGGAAACCTTAATGTTCTTTATCGGTTCTCTACAATACGAGTAATCCTTTTATCTGATGACTGCCTCATCTACCTACTTCCAAGTACTCACTGTCATGAGATTTATATCCAATCTTCCATAGAGGGCCCACATTGTGGACTCATTCCCATAGGGAAGCCGTCTGGGAGTACCACAACCACTGGGCTCCAATGGGATCTCA cTGACATGGAGATGAGTTTTGGTGGTTTAATAAGCACGTCCAACATAGTTAAAGGAGGAAAAGTAACAGTGCGGTCCAGTTCAGATCTTCTGTGGACAATTTCCATTAAAAGGGCATAA
- the LOC8259840 gene encoding thiamine pyrophosphokinase 1 isoform X2, with amino-acid sequence MPLLFPHENALDVRQRYKPDVIKGDLDSVRREVLDFYARLGTKVVDECHDQDTTDLHKCVAYICDITPDLDKSSLCILVAGALGGRFDHEAGNLNVLYRFSTIRVILLSDDCLIYLLPSTHCHEIYIQSSIEGPHCGLIPIGKPSGSTTTTGLQWDLTDMEMSFGGLISTSNIVKGGKVTVRSSSDLLWTISIKRA; translated from the exons ATGCCTCTGTTGTTTCCTCACGAAAACGCTCTTGATGTCCGACAGAG GTATAAACCAGATGTAATCAAGGGAGACCTGGATTCAGTCCGAAGAGAAGTACTGGATTTCTACGCCAGACTG GGAACCAAGGTGGTTGATGAATGTCATGATCAGGACACCACAGATTTACACAAGTGTGTTGCATATATTTGTGACATCACTCCGGACTTGGATAAATCTAGT CTTTGCATTCTTGTTGCTGGAGCACTTGGTGGCCGTTTTGACCATGAGGCTGGAAACCTTAATGTTCTTTATCGGTTCTCTACAATACGAGTAATCCTTTTATCTGATGACTGCCTCATCTACCTACTTCCAAGTACTCACTGTCATGAGATTTATATCCAATCTTCCATAGAGGGCCCACATTGTGGACTCATTCCCATAGGGAAGCCGTCTGGGAGTACCACAACCACTGGGCTCCAATGGGATCTCA cTGACATGGAGATGAGTTTTGGTGGTTTAATAAGCACGTCCAACATAGTTAAAGGAGGAAAAGTAACAGTGCGGTCCAGTTCAGATCTTCTGTGGACAATTTCCATTAAAAGGGCATAA